The bacterium genomic interval CTCTCAGCGTCCTCTGCGGTGAAGTGGTTGCTTTCTTTCTGCAGTTTATGCATAATTCTTAGTTCTTTTTGGAGGAGAAATAAATGGGAAGAGCCAGTTCCTTATCAACGAAGAAGCGGTTGCGCGAATCGAAAAAGCGCCAGGCCCGCAATAAAGCGAACAAAACTCGTTTGAAAACAGAATTGAAGAAGGTCAGGTTATCAGCCGCAGCCGGCGAAGATGCGGCAAAGATGCTGCCGGAAGCCTATTCCATCATCGATAAGTCTGTGCGCAAAGGAGTGCTCAGCAAGAATGCTGCAGCGCGTCACAAATCCCGCCTCACCAAAGCCGCAAACAAGAATCTGTAATCGTCGGCGGGTTATTCTTTTTCCGCTCGAAACGAACCTTCTGAATCGGTCTGGCAGGGTTCACCGCTATCAGGATCCATGCAGCCAAGCGGCTGATATTGTCCCTGAAGGGATGATTCAGCCTGATTGAAGATGGCTTCGTAACGGAACGTTATATCACCTTCCTTTCGATCAAACTGTATCGTGGATCCGTTGATTTTCGCATTTTCAAACGGAGCAAGATCGCTCGAAAAGG includes:
- the rpsT gene encoding 30S ribosomal protein S20; the protein is MGRASSLSTKKRLRESKKRQARNKANKTRLKTELKKVRLSAAAGEDAAKMLPEAYSIIDKSVRKGVLSKNAAARHKSRLTKAANKNL